The following are from one region of the Erwinia billingiae Eb661 genome:
- a CDS encoding RnfH family protein produces the protein MPDIAVEVVYALPEKQYLYTVNVEEGATVEDAIKASGILELRSDINLASNKVGVFSRPVKLGDEVHSGDRIEIYRPLLADPKELRRQRAERAAKK, from the coding sequence GTGCCTGATATCGCGGTTGAAGTGGTCTATGCGTTGCCAGAAAAACAGTATCTGTACACGGTTAACGTGGAAGAGGGCGCGACTGTCGAAGACGCTATCAAAGCTTCCGGCATTCTTGAACTCAGAAGTGATATCAATCTCGCCAGTAACAAAGTGGGTGTTTTTAGTCGTCCGGTAAAACTGGGGGATGAGGTACACAGTGGCGATCGCATTGAAATCTATCGCCCGTTACTGGCCGACCCGAAAGAACTCCGCCGTCAGCGCGCCGAACGCGCGGCAAAAAAATAA
- a CDS encoding type II toxin-antitoxin system RatA family toxin produces MSQISRSALVPYSAEQMFRLVNDVDAYPEFLPGCTGSRILDASEQQMTASVDVSKAGISKTFVTRNTLTDNQSIAMQLVDGPFRKLNGGWKFTALSDDACKVELSLDFEFTNMLVELAFGRIFKELASSMVQAFTKRAKEVYSA; encoded by the coding sequence ATGTCTCAGATTAGTCGTTCCGCGTTGGTGCCCTACAGCGCAGAGCAGATGTTCCGGTTGGTAAACGATGTGGATGCCTATCCGGAATTTCTTCCAGGGTGTACCGGTAGCCGTATTCTCGATGCCAGCGAACAGCAGATGACCGCGTCAGTGGATGTCTCTAAGGCTGGGATCAGTAAAACGTTTGTCACGCGAAATACGCTGACGGATAACCAGAGCATTGCTATGCAGCTGGTTGATGGCCCGTTCCGCAAATTGAACGGTGGCTGGAAGTTCACCGCGCTCAGTGATGATGCCTGCAAGGTTGAGTTGAGTCTGGACTTTGAGTTCACCAATATGCTGGTTGAACTGGCCTTTGGACGCATCTTCAAAGAGCTGGCAAGCAGCATGGTGCAGGCGTTTACTAAACGCGCGAAAGAGGTCTACAGTGCCTGA
- the smpB gene encoding SsrA-binding protein SmpB, with protein MTKKKAHKPGSATIAMNKRARHEYFIEDEFEAGLSLQGWEVKSLRAGKANISESYIMLRDGEAFLFGATFQALIGASSHVVCDPTRTRKLLLKERELAILFDKANRDGYTIVALSLYWKNAWAKLKIGVAKGKKEHDKRGDIKDREWKTDKARIMKHANR; from the coding sequence ATGACTAAGAAAAAAGCACATAAACCCGGTTCCGCTACCATTGCCATGAACAAACGGGCCCGCCATGAATACTTCATTGAAGATGAATTCGAAGCGGGACTGTCGCTCCAGGGATGGGAAGTCAAATCACTCCGCGCAGGAAAGGCTAACATCAGCGAAAGCTACATCATGCTGCGTGATGGGGAAGCCTTTCTGTTCGGCGCAACCTTCCAGGCGTTGATTGGCGCATCCTCGCATGTGGTCTGCGACCCGACCCGCACCCGCAAGCTTCTTCTTAAGGAGCGCGAGCTGGCAATCCTGTTCGATAAAGCCAACCGCGATGGTTACACCATCGTCGCTTTATCCCTGTACTGGAAAAACGCCTGGGCCAAGCTGAAGATTGGCGTAGCCAAAGGTAAGAAAGAGCACGACAAACGCGGTGATATCAAAGATCGCGAATGGAAGACCGACAAAGCACGTATTATGAAACACGCAAATCGCTAA
- a CDS encoding PA4780 family RIO1-like protein kinase, translating into MKIPNRIQPLVDDGLIDDVLQRLKSGKEADVYTVLCGDKINCAKVYKEATQRSFKQAVQYQEGRKVRNSRSSRAMQKGSKFGRKQQEESWQTAEVDALFRLAEAGVRVPQPYLCIDGVLLMELVTDADGMVAPRLSDVTMSEESAVTDFHTMIRNIVRMLCAGIVHGDLSEFNVLLDAQGPVIIDLPQAVDAAANNHAEAMFERDVNNITAYYGQFAPQLLKTRYAKEIWLLYEDGKLTPETPLTGLFVEEIHEVDMDSLMDEIITAEDDYYERQRANKERDEE; encoded by the coding sequence ATGAAAATCCCAAACCGAATCCAACCTCTGGTTGATGATGGCCTGATAGACGATGTGCTCCAACGCCTTAAAAGCGGAAAGGAAGCCGACGTTTACACTGTGTTATGCGGTGACAAGATCAATTGTGCCAAAGTGTACAAGGAAGCGACACAGCGCAGCTTTAAGCAGGCCGTGCAGTATCAGGAAGGCCGCAAGGTCCGTAACTCACGTAGCTCCCGTGCGATGCAGAAAGGCTCTAAATTCGGCCGCAAGCAGCAGGAAGAGTCCTGGCAAACCGCAGAGGTGGATGCGCTGTTCCGGTTGGCAGAAGCGGGCGTACGAGTCCCTCAGCCCTATCTTTGTATCGACGGCGTGCTCCTGATGGAACTGGTGACGGATGCAGACGGCATGGTGGCTCCACGTCTTAGCGATGTGACTATGTCCGAAGAAAGCGCGGTGACTGATTTCCATACCATGATCCGTAATATCGTACGCATGTTGTGTGCCGGTATCGTGCATGGTGACCTGTCGGAATTTAACGTACTGCTCGATGCACAAGGCCCGGTCATTATCGACTTGCCTCAGGCTGTCGATGCTGCAGCGAATAACCATGCTGAAGCCATGTTCGAGCGTGACGTGAATAACATCACGGCGTACTACGGTCAGTTTGCTCCGCAGTTGCTGAAAACCCGTTATGCGAAAGAAATCTGGCTGCTGTATGAAGACGGCAAGTTAACCCCAGAAACTCCGCTGACAGGACTGTTCGTCGAAGAGATTCATGAAGTCGATATGGACTCGCTGATGGATGAAATCATTACGGCGGAAGATGACTATTACGAACGTCAGCGGGCAAATAAAGAACGCGACGAAGAGTAG
- a CDS encoding nucleoside-specific channel-forming protein Tsx, which translates to MKYKILMAGALAALSYSASSTAATDSPEYVSDWWHQSVNVVGSYHTRFGPQFNNDVYLEYEAFAKKDWFDFYGYIDATNFFGVGNSNANGIFDHGSPLFMEIEPRFSIDKLTNTDLSFGPFKEWYFANNYIYDMGRNSDNRQNTWFMGLGTDIDTHSDVGLSLNVYAKYQWENYGAANENSWDGYRFKVKYFVPITSLWGGNLSYIGFTNFDWGSDLRDETGPSRTSNSIASSHILSLGYDHWHYSFVARYFHNGGQWADGQELNFGNGQFEVKSTGWGYYLVAGYNF; encoded by the coding sequence ATGAAATATAAAATTCTGATGGCTGGCGCACTCGCAGCGCTCTCTTATAGTGCCTCTTCAACTGCTGCTACCGATTCGCCGGAGTATGTTTCCGACTGGTGGCATCAGAGCGTCAACGTGGTGGGAAGCTACCACACCCGTTTCGGACCTCAGTTCAATAACGACGTATATCTGGAATACGAAGCGTTCGCCAAAAAAGACTGGTTCGATTTCTACGGCTATATCGATGCGACTAACTTCTTCGGCGTGGGTAACTCCAATGCTAACGGTATCTTTGACCACGGCTCCCCGCTGTTTATGGAAATCGAACCTCGTTTCTCTATCGACAAGCTGACCAACACGGACCTGAGCTTCGGCCCGTTCAAAGAGTGGTACTTCGCGAACAACTATATCTACGATATGGGCCGTAACAGCGATAACCGCCAGAACACCTGGTTCATGGGTCTGGGTACCGATATCGATACCCACTCAGATGTTGGCCTTTCACTGAACGTGTATGCCAAATACCAGTGGGAAAACTACGGTGCAGCGAACGAAAACAGCTGGGATGGCTATCGCTTTAAGGTGAAATACTTCGTGCCGATTACCAGCCTGTGGGGCGGAAATCTGAGCTACATCGGCTTCACCAACTTTGACTGGGGCTCCGATCTGCGTGATGAGACCGGCCCGTCCCGTACCAGCAACTCTATCGCTTCCAGCCATATCCTCTCGCTGGGTTACGATCACTGGCATTACTCGTTCGTGGCGCGTTACTTCCACAACGGCGGACAGTGGGCTGATGGCCAGGAGCTGAACTTTGGTAACGGTCAGTTCGAAGTGAAATCCACCGGTTGGGGTTACTACCTGGTCGCTGGCTACAACTTCTGA
- the speG gene encoding spermidine N1-acetyltransferase, which yields MPAEDGLKLRPLEREDLRFVHQLDNNASVMRYWFEEPYEAFVELSDLYDKHIHDQSERRFVVEFEGDKAGLVELVEINHIHRRAEFQIIIAPSHQGKGLASKAVKLAMDYGFSVLNLYKLYLIVDKENKKAIHIYTKLGFDIEGELIHEFFINGEYRNTIRMCIFQQQYLAKHKPAHVMLNPTAQ from the coding sequence ATGCCTGCCGAAGATGGCTTAAAACTGCGTCCTCTCGAACGTGAAGATCTGCGTTTTGTTCACCAGCTTGATAACAACGCAAGCGTTATGCGTTACTGGTTTGAAGAGCCGTACGAAGCGTTTGTGGAACTGTCCGATCTCTACGATAAGCATATTCACGATCAGAGCGAACGTCGGTTTGTGGTGGAATTTGAAGGGGATAAAGCGGGACTGGTTGAACTGGTTGAGATTAACCATATTCACCGACGTGCTGAATTTCAGATTATCATTGCCCCCAGCCATCAAGGGAAAGGCCTTGCCAGTAAAGCCGTCAAGCTGGCGATGGATTACGGATTTTCCGTGCTGAACCTGTATAAACTTTACCTGATCGTTGATAAAGAAAATAAGAAAGCCATTCACATCTACACCAAATTAGGCTTCGATATTGAAGGCGAACTTATCCACGAATTCTTTATTAACGGCGAATACCGTAACACCATTCGCATGTGCATTTTCCAGCAGCAGTATCTGGCAAAGCATAAACCCGCACACGTGATGCTGAACCCGACGGCGCAATAG
- the mmuM gene encoding homocysteine S-methyltransferase, with amino-acid sequence MLPNKLSVKQQVAAGLVLDGAMATELEARGCDLTDALWSAKVLIENPELIYQVHYDYFNAGAQVAITASYQATPLGFAKRGLSEEQSLTLIARSVELASRARADYKAAEPQAGNLLIAGSVGPYGAYLADGSEYRGDYSLPQAEMMAFHRPRIQALVAAGADILACETMPSFAEIQALVALLAEFPGTPAWFSFTLRDGEHLSDGTPLSQVVSVLESCPQAVALGLNCIALDKVTAALQTLSSLTKKPLVVYPNSGEQYDAISKTWHSDASTCTLIDNLSAWQSAGAKLIGGCCRTTPADIAAIAQRCHSR; translated from the coding sequence GTGTTACCGAATAAACTTTCTGTAAAACAACAGGTGGCCGCAGGGCTGGTGCTGGATGGCGCAATGGCCACCGAACTTGAAGCGCGCGGCTGCGATCTGACCGACGCGCTGTGGTCGGCCAAAGTGCTGATTGAGAATCCTGAACTGATTTATCAGGTGCACTACGACTATTTCAACGCGGGCGCGCAGGTGGCCATTACCGCCAGCTATCAGGCAACCCCGCTGGGCTTCGCCAAACGTGGGCTGAGTGAAGAACAGTCGCTGACGCTGATTGCCCGCAGCGTGGAGCTTGCCAGCCGTGCCAGAGCTGATTACAAGGCTGCCGAACCGCAGGCTGGCAATTTGCTGATTGCCGGCTCAGTCGGGCCCTATGGCGCCTATCTGGCGGATGGATCCGAATACCGGGGTGACTACAGCCTGCCGCAAGCAGAGATGATGGCTTTTCATCGCCCACGTATTCAGGCATTAGTTGCAGCTGGGGCGGATATCCTCGCCTGTGAGACGATGCCATCCTTTGCAGAGATTCAGGCGCTGGTGGCTTTGCTGGCCGAGTTTCCCGGCACTCCAGCCTGGTTCTCTTTCACGCTGCGTGACGGAGAACACCTGAGCGACGGTACGCCATTAAGCCAGGTCGTCAGTGTGCTGGAGAGTTGTCCGCAGGCCGTTGCGCTGGGACTGAACTGTATCGCGCTGGATAAAGTGACGGCTGCGCTGCAGACCCTCAGCTCACTGACCAAAAAGCCGCTGGTGGTCTATCCCAACTCCGGCGAGCAGTACGATGCGATCAGCAAAACCTGGCACAGCGATGCGTCGACCTGTACGTTGATCGATAATCTTTCTGCCTGGCAGTCTGCCGGGGCTAAACTGATCGGCGGCTGCTGCCGGACAACCCCTGCTGATATCGCCGCGATTGCCCAGCGCTGCCATTCACGATAA
- the mmuP gene encoding S-methylmethionine permease, translating to MQQSKPETTQQFKRSMKARHLVMLSLGGVIGTGLFFNTGYIISTTGAAGTLLAYIIGALVVYLVMLSLGELSVAMPETGAFHVYAARYLSPATGYTVAWLYWLTWTVALGSSLTAAGFCMQYWFPQSPVWLWCLLFCALIFMLNVVSSRFFAEGEFWFSVIKVVTILAFILLGGGAMFGFIPLKDGSSAPFFHNLTASGWLPHGGLPILMTMVAVNFAFSGTELIGIAAGETENPHKVLPMAIRTTVARLIIFFVGTVLILAALIPMDQAGIVKSPFVMVFEKIGIPYAADIFNFVILTAILSAANSGLYASGRMLWSLSNQNTLPRCFAKLTSRGIPLMAISVSMLGGLLALFSSVIAPDTVFVALSAISGFAVVAVWLSICASHFFFRREHVRAGKPLTDLKYRAPWYPVTPILGFLLCLLACVGLAFDPEQRIALYCGLPFVALCYAAYHFTQRLKNRELAKESVRVTE from the coding sequence ATGCAGCAAAGCAAGCCCGAGACAACTCAACAATTCAAGCGCAGCATGAAAGCCCGCCATCTGGTGATGCTCTCGTTAGGCGGCGTGATTGGCACCGGCCTGTTCTTCAATACTGGCTATATCATTTCCACCACGGGTGCAGCTGGCACCTTGCTCGCCTATATCATTGGGGCGCTGGTGGTCTATCTGGTGATGCTGAGCCTTGGCGAGCTGTCGGTGGCGATGCCAGAGACCGGGGCTTTCCATGTTTATGCGGCCCGCTACCTGAGCCCGGCGACGGGTTACACCGTTGCATGGCTTTACTGGCTGACGTGGACGGTCGCCCTTGGCTCAAGCCTGACCGCTGCGGGTTTCTGTATGCAGTACTGGTTCCCGCAATCGCCGGTATGGCTGTGGTGCTTACTGTTTTGCGCGCTGATTTTTATGCTGAACGTGGTCTCTTCCCGCTTCTTCGCGGAAGGGGAGTTTTGGTTCTCGGTGATCAAAGTGGTCACCATCCTGGCCTTTATACTCCTCGGCGGGGGAGCCATGTTCGGTTTTATCCCGCTGAAGGATGGCAGCAGCGCGCCGTTCTTCCACAATCTCACCGCCTCTGGCTGGTTGCCGCACGGCGGCCTGCCGATCCTGATGACCATGGTGGCCGTCAACTTTGCATTCTCCGGTACCGAGCTGATTGGCATCGCGGCGGGTGAAACCGAGAATCCGCACAAAGTTCTGCCAATGGCGATCCGCACCACGGTCGCACGGTTGATCATTTTCTTTGTGGGTACGGTACTGATCCTGGCAGCGCTGATCCCGATGGATCAGGCGGGGATCGTCAAAAGCCCGTTTGTGATGGTCTTTGAAAAGATCGGTATTCCGTATGCGGCCGATATCTTTAACTTTGTGATCCTCACGGCGATCCTCTCGGCGGCGAACTCAGGATTATATGCTTCGGGCAGGATGCTCTGGTCGCTGTCGAATCAGAATACCTTGCCGCGCTGCTTTGCCAAATTGACCTCCCGCGGTATCCCGCTGATGGCGATTTCAGTCAGCATGCTGGGAGGCTTGCTGGCGCTGTTTTCCAGCGTGATTGCGCCGGATACGGTGTTTGTCGCGCTGTCGGCTATTTCAGGTTTTGCGGTGGTGGCCGTCTGGCTCAGCATCTGCGCTTCCCATTTCTTCTTCCGCCGTGAGCATGTGCGGGCGGGTAAACCGCTGACAGACTTGAAATACCGTGCGCCCTGGTATCCGGTGACGCCGATCCTCGGCTTTCTGCTTTGCCTGCTGGCCTGCGTTGGACTGGCGTTCGATCCGGAACAACGCATTGCGTTATACTGCGGCCTGCCTTTCGTAGCGCTGTGCTACGCGGCCTATCATTTCACTCAGCGACTGAAAAATCGCGAGCTGGCAAAGGAGAGTGTGCGTGTTACCGAATAA
- a CDS encoding DUF2002 family protein, which yields MYLRPDEVARVLEGAGFEMDAVTARAYGYRRGDNYVYVNREARMGRTALIIHPVLKEKSHGFAHPASDMKACEEYVQFPMYLAGENQDHYGIPHGFSSRAALERYIVNMFG from the coding sequence ATGTATTTACGCCCTGATGAAGTTGCTCGCGTACTGGAAGGTGCGGGATTTGAAATGGATGCGGTCACCGCAAGAGCCTATGGTTACCGTCGAGGCGATAACTATGTCTACGTTAATCGTGAAGCGCGCATGGGCCGTACCGCACTGATTATTCATCCTGTGTTGAAGGAAAAAAGCCACGGCTTTGCGCATCCGGCCTCCGATATGAAAGCCTGTGAAGAGTACGTGCAGTTTCCGATGTATCTGGCTGGAGAGAATCAGGATCACTACGGCATCCCCCACGGTTTTAGCTCCCGCGCGGCGTTGGAACGCTATATCGTAAACATGTTTGGCTGA
- a CDS encoding DUF883 family protein yields MFNRNTKYEDIDINQDVNQLADTLDDLLKSYGSKTKDEVDGARSRAEAMLKETRAKLHGNNRVTQAAKDAGGQVDSYVRDKPWHGVGIGTSLGIFVGALIATTTSSRN; encoded by the coding sequence ATGTTTAACCGAAACACTAAATATGAAGACATTGATATCAATCAGGACGTCAATCAGCTGGCCGATACCCTTGACGATCTGCTGAAATCTTACGGAAGTAAGACTAAAGATGAAGTCGACGGTGCACGTTCCCGCGCAGAAGCGATGTTGAAAGAGACTCGCGCCAAACTCCACGGCAATAACCGTGTGACCCAGGCGGCAAAAGATGCCGGTGGGCAAGTTGACTCTTATGTGCGTGACAAACCGTGGCATGGAGTTGGGATTGGTACTTCATTAGGTATTTTTGTTGGGGCGTTGATTGCAACGACCACCTCATCGCGTAACTAG
- the nrdH gene encoding glutaredoxin-like protein NrdH, which translates to MRIIIYTKNNCVQCNATKNAMDKHGLDYQLVNLDHEPAAVETLKSMGYRQVPVVMAEEDHWSGFRPDKISALRPLTAMQG; encoded by the coding sequence ATGCGCATTATTATTTACACAAAAAACAACTGTGTCCAGTGCAATGCGACAAAAAACGCCATGGACAAGCACGGCCTCGATTACCAACTGGTTAACCTCGACCACGAGCCGGCTGCCGTTGAAACGCTGAAATCGATGGGTTATCGCCAGGTGCCCGTCGTGATGGCGGAAGAAGATCACTGGAGCGGTTTCCGCCCGGACAAAATCTCCGCGCTTCGCCCACTCACGGCGATGCAGGGTTAA
- the nrdI gene encoding class Ib ribonucleoside-diphosphate reductase assembly flavoprotein NrdI, translated as MSTLVYFSSQSENTHRFVIRTGLPARRIPLDAAQRLQVDEPYILVVPSYGGGTSQGAVPKQVIQFLNDVSNRQLIRGVIAAGNRNFGEAYCLAGSIIAQKCQVPCLYRFELLGTADDIANVYQGVTEFWQRQKVHS; from the coding sequence ATGTCGACGCTGGTCTATTTTTCCAGCCAGTCTGAAAACACGCACCGTTTTGTCATCCGCACCGGCCTGCCTGCGCGCCGCATTCCACTGGATGCCGCGCAGCGTTTGCAGGTGGATGAACCCTATATATTGGTGGTGCCCAGCTACGGCGGCGGCACCAGTCAGGGCGCGGTGCCTAAGCAAGTCATCCAGTTTTTAAACGATGTCAGTAACCGCCAACTTATCCGCGGCGTGATTGCCGCCGGTAATCGCAATTTCGGCGAAGCCTATTGCCTGGCCGGCAGCATCATTGCGCAGAAATGCCAGGTGCCATGCCTGTACCGCTTCGAGCTACTGGGCACCGCCGACGACATCGCCAACGTTTATCAGGGAGTAACCGAATTTTGGCAGCGACAGAAAGTACACTCATAA
- the nrdE gene encoding class 1b ribonucleoside-diphosphate reductase subunit alpha codes for MDYHSLNAMLNLYDADGNIQFEKDKEATRQYYLQHVLPNTVKFDSVGERLQYLVSEGYYEADVLNAYPFEFVSSLFEQAYQRRFRFQTFLGAWKFYTSYTLKTFDGKRYLEGFTERVCMVALTLAKGDRSLALSLMEEMLSGRFQPATPTFLNCGKQQRGELVSCFLLRIEDNMESIGRSVNSALQLSKRGGGVAFLLSNLRESGAPIKRIENQSSGVIPVMKMLEDAFSYANQLGARQGAGAVYLHAHHPDILRFLDTKRENADEKIRIKTLSLGVVIPDITFQLAKTNQQMALFSPYDVERIYGLPFADISISEKYEEMLADDRITRTFINPREFFQTLAEIQFESGYPYIMFEDTVNRANPIKGRINMSNLCSEILQVNTPTEYNDDLSYRRIGKDISCNLGSLNIAHTMDSPDFSRTVEIAVRGLTAVSDQSHIHSVPSIERGNAQSHAIGLGQMNLHGYLAREGIQYGSEVALDFTNLYFYTITYHALRTSNLMAQERGERFAGFEESRYASGEYFAQYVEQRWQPRTPEVAALFARAGITLPGQKEWRELREAVMKHGIYNQNLQAIPPTGSISYINHATSSIHPIVSRIEIRKEGKTGRVYYPAPFMNNDNQAFYRDAYDIGPEAIIDTYAEATRHVDQGLSLTLFFRDTATTRDINKAQIYAWKKGIKTLYYIRLRQMALLGTEVEGCVSCSL; via the coding sequence CTGGATTATCACTCGCTGAATGCGATGCTCAATCTGTACGATGCCGACGGCAACATTCAGTTTGAGAAAGATAAAGAAGCCACGCGTCAGTATTACCTGCAACATGTTCTGCCGAACACCGTGAAATTTGATTCCGTTGGTGAGCGCTTACAGTACCTGGTTTCAGAGGGCTACTACGAAGCCGACGTGCTGAATGCTTATCCGTTTGAATTTGTCAGTTCGCTTTTTGAACAGGCGTATCAACGCCGTTTCCGCTTCCAGACCTTCCTTGGCGCGTGGAAGTTTTATACCAGCTACACGCTGAAGACCTTTGATGGTAAACGCTATCTGGAAGGCTTTACCGAGCGCGTCTGCATGGTGGCGTTGACGCTGGCCAAAGGCGATCGGTCGCTGGCCTTATCGCTGATGGAAGAGATGCTGTCTGGTCGTTTCCAGCCGGCCACGCCGACCTTCCTCAATTGTGGAAAACAGCAGCGAGGCGAGCTGGTTTCCTGCTTCCTGCTGCGTATTGAAGACAATATGGAGTCAATTGGCCGCTCGGTGAACTCCGCTTTACAGCTCTCCAAGCGCGGTGGCGGCGTCGCTTTTCTGCTTTCCAACCTGCGTGAATCGGGTGCGCCAATAAAGCGTATCGAAAACCAGTCATCGGGCGTGATCCCGGTGATGAAAATGCTGGAAGACGCCTTCTCTTACGCCAATCAGCTTGGCGCGCGTCAGGGTGCAGGTGCGGTCTATCTGCATGCTCATCATCCGGATATCCTGCGCTTTTTGGATACCAAGCGCGAAAACGCCGACGAAAAAATCCGTATCAAGACGCTGTCGCTGGGCGTGGTGATTCCCGATATCACTTTCCAGCTGGCCAAGACTAACCAGCAGATGGCGCTGTTTTCGCCGTATGACGTTGAGCGTATTTACGGCCTGCCGTTCGCAGATATCAGCATCAGCGAAAAATACGAAGAGATGTTGGCGGACGACCGTATCACCCGCACCTTTATCAATCCGCGTGAATTCTTCCAGACGCTGGCGGAAATCCAGTTCGAATCCGGCTATCCGTACATCATGTTCGAAGACACGGTAAACCGTGCGAACCCGATTAAAGGCCGGATTAACATGAGCAACCTCTGCTCTGAGATCCTGCAGGTGAACACGCCAACCGAATACAATGATGACCTCAGCTATCGCCGTATCGGTAAGGATATCTCCTGTAATCTTGGCTCACTGAATATTGCTCACACGATGGATTCGCCAGATTTTTCACGCACGGTGGAAATTGCGGTGCGGGGTCTGACGGCGGTGTCCGATCAAAGCCATATCCATTCGGTTCCTTCCATTGAACGTGGCAATGCCCAGTCGCACGCCATTGGTCTGGGGCAAATGAACCTGCACGGCTATCTGGCACGCGAAGGCATTCAATATGGCTCTGAGGTGGCGCTGGACTTCACCAACCTCTATTTCTATACCATCACCTATCACGCCCTGCGCACCTCTAACCTGATGGCTCAGGAGCGCGGAGAGCGCTTTGCCGGTTTCGAAGAATCGCGTTACGCCAGCGGTGAATACTTCGCTCAGTACGTTGAGCAACGCTGGCAGCCACGTACACCAGAAGTCGCCGCGCTGTTTGCCCGCGCGGGAATTACCTTACCGGGCCAGAAAGAGTGGCGGGAACTGCGTGAAGCGGTGATGAAGCACGGGATCTACAACCAGAATCTTCAGGCGATCCCACCGACGGGTTCTATCTCCTATATCAATCATGCGACGTCGAGCATTCACCCGATCGTGTCGAGGATTGAAATCCGTAAAGAAGGTAAAACTGGCCGCGTGTATTACCCGGCACCGTTTATGAATAACGACAATCAGGCGTTCTACCGGGATGCCTATGATATCGGTCCCGAAGCGATTATTGACACCTATGCCGAGGCCACGCGCCATGTCGATCAGGGGCTTTCTCTGACGCTTTTCTTCCGCGATACCGCCACCACGCGCGATATCAACAAGGCGCAGATTTACGCCTGGAAGAAAGGCATTAAAACGCTTTATTACATTCGCCTGCGTCAGATGGCCCTGCTGGGCACTGAAGTAGAAGGCTGCGTTTCCTGCTCGCTGTAA
- the nrdF gene encoding class 1b ribonucleoside-diphosphate reductase subunit beta encodes MTLKRVHAINWNQIEDDKDLEVWNRLTSNFWLPEKVPLSNDIPAWNSLNADEQQLTIRVFTGLTLLDTIQNTVGAPALMADAVTPHEEAVMSNVSFMEAVHARSYSSIFSTLCHTTDVDAAYAWSEDNQPLQRKAEIILEHYHHDDPLKKKIASVFLESFLFYSGFYLPMYWSSRGKLTNTADLIRLIIKDEAVHGYYIGYKYQKALEKESPARKDELQQFAVELLLALYENELAYTEALYDGVGWSEEVKKFLHYNANKALMNLGYEALFPAEMTDVNPAILSALSPNADENHDFFSGSGSSYVMGKAVDTEDEDWNF; translated from the coding sequence ATGACCTTAAAACGTGTACACGCTATTAACTGGAACCAGATCGAAGATGATAAAGATCTGGAAGTCTGGAACCGTCTGACCTCCAACTTCTGGCTGCCAGAAAAAGTGCCGCTCTCCAATGATATTCCCGCCTGGAACAGCCTGAATGCGGATGAACAGCAGCTGACCATTCGCGTATTTACCGGGCTCACCTTGCTGGACACCATTCAGAATACCGTTGGCGCACCGGCATTGATGGCGGATGCGGTCACGCCACATGAAGAAGCGGTGATGTCTAACGTCAGCTTTATGGAAGCCGTGCATGCCCGCTCATACAGCTCGATCTTCTCAACGCTCTGTCATACCACCGATGTGGATGCCGCCTATGCCTGGAGCGAGGACAATCAACCGCTTCAGCGCAAAGCAGAAATCATTCTGGAACATTACCATCATGACGATCCGCTGAAGAAGAAGATTGCCAGCGTGTTCCTGGAGTCCTTCCTGTTCTATTCCGGTTTCTATTTACCGATGTACTGGTCAAGCCGCGGCAAGCTCACCAATACCGCCGACCTGATCCGTCTGATCATCAAAGATGAGGCGGTGCACGGTTATTACATCGGCTATAAGTACCAGAAAGCGCTGGAAAAAGAGAGCCCAGCCCGTAAGGATGAGCTGCAGCAATTTGCCGTAGAGTTACTGCTGGCGCTGTATGAAAACGAACTGGCGTATACCGAAGCCTTGTACGACGGCGTGGGCTGGAGCGAAGAGGTGAAAAAATTCCTGCATTACAACGCCAACAAGGCGCTGATGAACCTCGGTTATGAAGCCCTTTTCCCGGCAGAAATGACCGACGTGAACCCGGCCATCCTCTCCGCGCTATCGCCTAACGCCGATGAGAATCACGATTTCTTCTCCGGATCGGGGTCATCCTATGTGATGGGCAAAGCGGTCGATACGGAAGACGAAGACTGGAATTTTTAA